The Sphingomonas sp. KR3-1 genome contains a region encoding:
- a CDS encoding alpha/beta hydrolase — protein sequence MIRRLAFALLATASIPMIVDFPAAHAAAASAQTTLIQMDHISVQVIGKGSPVILIPGLSSPRAVWDGVAPELAKGHSVYLVQVNGFGGDAPGANLQPGILDGMVADLHKLIADRKLGRPAVVGHSLGGLVTLMLARVHPGDVGKALIVDALPFVGSAFFPGSTVESVKPQAEAMRAQMAGLYGQPFPAAVGQAIARQNALKPESQAKVAAWSAQADMRVSGQAIYEDLQTDLRPQLKDIATPITVLVPWTAMRGGEAAVLPLYKGEYAGAPHVTVIGVGDSGHFIMLDQPAAFQAALTAFLAG from the coding sequence ATGATCCGTCGCCTCGCCTTCGCGCTGCTCGCCACCGCCAGCATCCCGATGATCGTCGATTTCCCCGCCGCGCATGCCGCCGCCGCATCCGCCCAGACGACCCTCATCCAGATGGACCACATCTCGGTGCAGGTGATCGGCAAGGGCAGCCCGGTGATCCTGATCCCCGGCCTTTCCAGCCCGCGCGCGGTGTGGGACGGCGTCGCGCCCGAGCTTGCCAAGGGGCACAGCGTCTATCTCGTCCAGGTCAACGGCTTTGGCGGCGACGCGCCCGGCGCCAACCTCCAGCCCGGCATCCTCGACGGCATGGTCGCCGATCTCCACAAGCTGATCGCGGACCGAAAGCTCGGCCGCCCGGCGGTGGTCGGCCATTCGCTCGGCGGGCTGGTGACGCTGATGCTCGCCAGGGTGCATCCCGGCGATGTCGGCAAGGCGCTGATCGTCGATGCGCTGCCCTTTGTCGGCTCGGCCTTCTTCCCGGGATCGACGGTGGAGTCGGTGAAGCCCCAGGCCGAGGCGATGCGGGCCCAGATGGCCGGGCTCTACGGCCAGCCCTTCCCCGCGGCAGTCGGCCAGGCGATCGCCCGCCAGAACGCGCTCAAGCCGGAGTCGCAGGCCAAGGTGGCGGCCTGGTCGGCGCAGGCGGACATGCGCGTCTCGGGCCAGGCGATCTATGAGGATCTGCAGACCGATCTGCGCCCGCAGCTCAAGGATATCGCCACGCCGATCACGGTGCTCGTGCCCTGGACCGCGATGCGCGGCGGCGAGGCGGCGGTGCTGCCGCTCTACAAGGGTGAATATGCCGGTGCGCCGCATGTGACGGTGATCGGGGTGGGCGATAGCGGGCACTTCATCATGCTCGACCAGCCGGCGGCATTCCAGGCCGCGCTGACCGCGTTCCTCGCCGGCTGA
- a CDS encoding LD-carboxypeptidase: MRIGVVAPARTVSRESSLRLSAFMALTYPEHEIVFHPQCYLEWGHFAGTDEQRAAAFLEYANDPSFDAIWFARGGYGSNRILDMVMPQLGPSARHKTYIGFSDMGFMLGALYAARVGRQAHGSMSSGLGLKDEGISEGWVLGWLIDGDKRGLEPALADGRPAAAFNLSILNALIGTKYLPDLTDHVLYVEEVDEPLYRIDRMLFQMAHATQLKGVAGVRLGAVSAVKDNGEAGGNYSFGETIDEMIVRWCRDMGVPYLGRAEIGHVRLNRVVPFGLI, encoded by the coding sequence ATGCGCATTGGAGTGGTGGCACCGGCACGGACCGTCAGCAGGGAATCCTCGCTGCGGCTCTCGGCGTTCATGGCACTGACCTATCCCGAGCACGAGATCGTGTTCCACCCGCAATGCTATCTCGAATGGGGCCATTTCGCCGGCACCGACGAGCAGCGCGCCGCAGCCTTCCTCGAATATGCCAATGATCCGAGCTTCGACGCGATCTGGTTCGCGCGCGGCGGCTATGGCTCGAACCGCATCCTCGACATGGTGATGCCGCAGCTCGGCCCCTCGGCCCGCCACAAGACCTATATCGGCTTCTCGGACATGGGCTTCATGCTCGGCGCGCTCTACGCCGCGCGAGTCGGCCGCCAGGCGCACGGCTCGATGTCGTCGGGGCTCGGCCTCAAGGACGAGGGCATTTCCGAAGGCTGGGTGCTCGGCTGGCTGATCGACGGCGACAAGCGCGGGCTCGAGCCGGCGCTGGCCGACGGCCGCCCTGCCGCGGCGTTCAACCTGTCGATCCTCAACGCGCTGATCGGCACCAAATACCTGCCCGACCTGACCGACCATGTCCTCTATGTCGAGGAAGTCGACGAGCCGCTCTACCGGATCGACCGGATGCTGTTCCAGATGGCGCACGCCACCCAGCTCAAGGGCGTGGCGGGGGTGCGGCTGGGCGCGGTCAGCGCGGTCAAGGACAATGGCGAGGCCGGCGGCAATTACAGCTTCGGCGAGACGATCGACGAGATGATCGTGCGCTGGTGCCGCGACATGGGCGTGCCCTATCTCGGCCGCGCCGAGATCGGCCATGTCCGCCTCAACCGGGTGGTACCGTTCGGGCTGATCTGA
- a CDS encoding class I SAM-dependent methyltransferase, whose translation MRAEIAQLLAMADTAVRQRQYGQALPMLSRALALDVEGVAPAYARLLAGMALTGWPEQLEADLVTCLHAGSVDPQTLARTAARMLLVKYPTLVVAEDALWAAFLTRCINVDPAMEARLVWLAGQALPAGLREALAVQAFASEYVWGGEGLGVPLAGAAEIEAERKLAENIPSLLPRPSPGKEEGKDRVVSEAVRAQYETNPYPRWRAPPVPHPVSIAQHLAALGAPQAEPLEILVAGCGTGFEPIDMARMDPLLAITALDLSAASLAYGQRMASRLGVDNVRFVQGDILDVAQLGQRFNLISSTGVLHHMERPDEGLAALTGALAPGGVLRIALYSERARAWVAEAHRAIAAQGWDIRTFRAHVLSLPADAPLARLRESDDFYTTSGCRDLCFHVREHWYRLPAIGEMLAVAGLDLLMLDAPPEAEARFAAMHGDADRHDLALWDAVEAAHPHLFAGMFHLWARKA comes from the coding sequence TTGCGGGCTGAGATCGCGCAATTGCTGGCGATGGCGGACACGGCGGTGCGCCAGCGCCAGTACGGCCAGGCGCTGCCGATGCTGAGCCGCGCGCTGGCGCTCGATGTCGAGGGCGTCGCGCCGGCCTATGCGCGGCTGCTGGCGGGGATGGCGCTCACCGGCTGGCCCGAGCAGCTCGAAGCGGACCTGGTTACCTGCCTGCACGCCGGATCGGTCGACCCGCAGACGCTCGCGCGGACGGCGGCACGCATGCTGCTGGTGAAATACCCCACGCTGGTGGTGGCGGAGGATGCGCTGTGGGCGGCATTCCTCACCCGCTGCATCAATGTCGATCCGGCGATGGAGGCGCGGCTGGTCTGGCTGGCGGGGCAGGCACTGCCCGCCGGGCTGCGCGAGGCGCTGGCGGTGCAGGCGTTCGCGAGTGAGTATGTGTGGGGCGGAGAGGGGCTGGGGGTTCCGCTTGCGGGGGCGGCCGAGATCGAAGCGGAGCGGAAGCTCGCTGAGAATATACCCTCTCTTTTACCCCGGCCTTCGCCGGGAAAAGAGGAGGGGAAAGATCGCGTCGTTTCCGAAGCCGTGCGCGCCCAGTACGAAACCAATCCCTATCCCCGCTGGCGCGCGCCGCCGGTGCCGCATCCGGTATCGATAGCGCAGCATCTCGCGGCGCTCGGTGCGCCGCAGGCCGAGCCGCTCGAAATCCTCGTCGCCGGCTGCGGCACCGGGTTCGAGCCGATCGACATGGCGCGGATGGATCCGTTGCTCGCGATCACCGCGCTTGATCTCAGCGCAGCCAGCCTCGCCTATGGCCAGCGCATGGCGAGCCGGCTCGGCGTGGACAATGTCCGCTTCGTCCAGGGCGATATCCTCGACGTCGCGCAGCTCGGCCAGCGCTTCAACCTGATCAGCAGCACCGGCGTGCTCCACCATATGGAGCGGCCCGACGAGGGGCTCGCGGCGCTTACCGGCGCGCTGGCGCCCGGCGGGGTGCTGCGCATCGCGCTCTACAGCGAGCGGGCGCGCGCCTGGGTGGCCGAGGCGCATCGCGCGATCGCCGCCCAGGGCTGGGACATCCGCACCTTCCGTGCGCACGTGCTGTCGCTGCCCGCAGACGCGCCGCTCGCGCGCCTCCGCGAAAGCGACGATTTCTATACGACGAGCGGCTGCCGCGACCTGTGCTTCCACGTTCGCGAGCATTGGTATCGCCTGCCGGCGATCGGGGAGATGCTGGCGGTGGCGGGGCTGGACTTGCTGATGCTCGATGCGCCGCCCGAGGCGGAGGCGCGTTTCGCCGCGATGCATGGCGATGCGGACCGGCATGACCTCGCGCTATGGGATGCGGTCGAGGCAGCGCATCCGCATCTGTTTGCGGGAATGTTCCACCTGTGGGCGCGCAAGGCCTAA
- a CDS encoding helix-turn-helix transcriptional regulator codes for MINRLRVLRAERAWSQQDLAERLEVSRQSVNAIETGRYDPSLPLAFKIADLFGLAIEDIFTNPAKEPKQ; via the coding sequence ATGATCAACCGCCTCCGCGTGCTGCGCGCCGAGCGCGCCTGGAGCCAGCAGGACCTGGCCGAACGGCTCGAGGTCTCGCGCCAGAGCGTCAACGCCATCGAGACTGGCCGCTACGATCCGTCGCTGCCGCTCGCCTTCAAGATCGCCGACCTGTTCGGCCTGGCCATCGAAGACATCTTCACCAATCCCGCCAAGGAGCCCAAGCAATGA
- a CDS encoding aldo/keto reductase: MAIKDILPGKLGFGTAPLGNMFRDIPEEEARATVDAAWDQGIRYFDTAPLYGAGLAEIRLGEVLAGRPREDYVISTKVGRVILDELEDISARDQGEKAGVFAHGRANKVVNDYSSDGTMRAIEGSLKRLRTDHVEIVFVHDLAQDFYRDEWVDRFAEARKGAFRTLDKLRDEGVIKAWGLGVNKVEACELLLDLDEPRPDGFLLAGRYTLLDHDRALQRLMPKVAERGLGIVVGGPYSSGVLVGGAHFEYAPAPQAMLDKVARIKAIADRHGVSMKAAGLQFSLANPAVAAVIPGASKPSRLAEDHAALSEAIPADFWRELRTDGLVSPDAPLPIDG; the protein is encoded by the coding sequence ATGGCGATCAAGGACATCCTTCCCGGCAAGCTGGGCTTCGGCACCGCGCCGCTCGGCAACATGTTCCGCGACATCCCCGAGGAAGAGGCCCGCGCCACCGTCGATGCCGCCTGGGACCAGGGCATCCGCTATTTCGACACCGCCCCGCTCTACGGCGCCGGCCTGGCCGAGATCCGCCTGGGCGAGGTGCTGGCCGGGCGCCCGCGCGAAGACTATGTGATCAGCACCAAGGTCGGCCGCGTCATCCTCGACGAGCTGGAGGATATCAGCGCACGCGACCAGGGCGAGAAAGCCGGAGTCTTCGCGCACGGCCGCGCCAACAAGGTGGTCAACGACTATTCGTCCGACGGCACGATGCGCGCGATCGAGGGCAGCCTGAAGCGGCTCAGGACCGATCATGTCGAGATCGTCTTCGTCCACGACCTGGCGCAGGATTTCTACCGCGACGAATGGGTCGATCGCTTCGCCGAGGCGCGCAAGGGCGCCTTCCGCACGCTCGACAAGCTGCGCGACGAAGGCGTGATCAAGGCCTGGGGCCTGGGCGTGAACAAGGTCGAGGCATGCGAGCTGCTGCTCGATCTCGACGAGCCGCGGCCCGACGGCTTCCTGCTCGCCGGGCGCTATACGCTGCTCGATCACGACCGCGCGCTGCAGCGGCTGATGCCCAAGGTCGCCGAGCGCGGCCTCGGCATCGTCGTCGGCGGGCCCTACAGCTCGGGCGTGCTCGTCGGCGGCGCGCATTTCGAATATGCGCCGGCCCCGCAGGCGATGCTCGACAAGGTCGCGCGGATCAAGGCGATCGCGGACCGCCACGGCGTGAGCATGAAGGCGGCGGGGCTGCAATTCTCGCTCGCCAATCCTGCCGTCGCCGCGGTGATCCCGGGGGCGAGCAAGCCGAGCCGGCTGGCCGAGGACCATGCCGCGCTGAGCGAAGCCATCCCGGCCGACTTCTGGCGCGAGCTGCGCACGGACGGCCTGGTCTCGCCCGACGCCCCGCTGCCGATCGACGGGTGA
- a CDS encoding DUF2171 domain-containing protein gives MNDRYGDPRYFGPEDQYQVSGVRRAGGEHYSSAREYAAAGEIGQGRGYRGDYGGTSGYGTSGYGRGSYGQGGYGTDWDRGSRDYRPDRNSWESPRGEYNRSYGGGNRGGYDRGPDADRGFLDRAGDEVRSWFGDREAERRREEDMRYDARQAREDRFAQGPDEHYGSWRRERIAELDNDYDEYRRENRQRFESEFNNWRTDRQGQREGLRRVGEHMEVVGSDGSHVGTVDKIRGDRILLTKGDSDAGGHHHSIPSRWIQSVDDKVTLRKTADEAKAAWKDEERSGALFGGREDQDWNRDRNLNRSFSGTY, from the coding sequence ATGAACGACCGCTACGGTGACCCCCGCTATTTCGGCCCCGAGGACCAGTATCAGGTCAGCGGCGTGCGCCGGGCCGGCGGCGAACATTATTCGAGCGCCCGCGAATATGCCGCTGCCGGCGAGATCGGCCAGGGCCGTGGCTATCGCGGCGACTATGGCGGCACTTCTGGCTACGGCACGTCCGGCTATGGCCGCGGCAGCTACGGCCAGGGCGGCTATGGCACTGACTGGGATCGCGGCAGCCGCGATTATCGCCCCGATCGCAATAGTTGGGAAAGCCCGCGCGGCGAATATAACCGCAGCTATGGCGGTGGAAATCGCGGCGGCTATGACCGTGGTCCTGACGCGGACCGCGGCTTCCTCGATCGCGCCGGCGACGAGGTTCGCTCCTGGTTCGGCGACCGCGAGGCCGAGCGCCGTCGCGAGGAGGACATGCGCTACGATGCCCGCCAGGCGCGCGAGGACCGCTTCGCCCAGGGGCCGGACGAGCATTATGGCAGCTGGCGCCGCGAGCGGATCGCCGAGCTGGACAACGACTATGACGAATATCGCCGCGAGAACCGCCAGCGCTTCGAGAGCGAGTTCAACAACTGGCGCACCGATCGCCAGGGCCAGCGCGAGGGCCTGCGCCGGGTGGGCGAGCATATGGAAGTGGTCGGGTCGGACGGCAGCCATGTCGGCACGGTCGACAAGATCCGCGGCGACCGCATCCTCCTGACCAAGGGCGACAGCGATGCCGGCGGCCATCACCATTCGATCCCGTCGCGCTGGATCCAGTCGGTCGACGACAAGGTGACGCTGCGCAAGACCGCCGACGAAGCAAAGGCGGCGTGGAAGGACGAGGAGCGCTCGGGCGCGCTGTTCGGCGGGCGCGAAGACCAGGACTGGAATCGCGACCGGAACCTGAACCGGAGCTTCTCCGGGACCTACTGA
- a CDS encoding Mur ligase family protein — protein MEHRKPYFFVGIGGSGMMPLAMILAGQGATVAGSDRSLDSGRLPAKFDFLKSSGIGLFPQDGSGITSSEQIVVASAAIEETVPDARRATELGNVRMTRAELNAALFNASPASIGVAGTSGKSTVTGMIGWILHALGGDPTVMNGAVMKNFVTPDAPFATALVGKGSAYVSEVDESDGSIALYRPQVAVLNNVSLDHLPMDRLIELFGAFIARSARAVINLDNGEGALLAATMPRDRLVTFAIGSPADLTAINLREQRYGISFELAREGEASIPVTLQVPGRHNVSNALAAIGAAVAAGIAIEDAAQAIQGFRGLKRRFELIGEVNGIAVIDDFGHNPDKIAATLDTLHAFEGRLLLMFQPHGYGPLKVMRSELVAMFAEKMGPDDLLVLPDPVYQGGTTSREVTSADIVADIAAAGRNALHIPEREAAAAHLVATARPGDRIVLMGARDDTLSQLAAEMLARLAH, from the coding sequence ATGGAGCATCGCAAACCTTACTTCTTCGTCGGCATCGGCGGCTCGGGGATGATGCCGCTGGCGATGATCCTGGCGGGGCAGGGCGCCACCGTGGCGGGATCGGATCGCAGCCTCGATTCGGGCCGGCTGCCGGCCAAGTTCGATTTCCTCAAGTCGAGCGGCATCGGCCTGTTCCCGCAGGACGGCAGCGGAATCACCTCGAGCGAGCAGATCGTCGTCGCCTCCGCCGCGATCGAGGAGACCGTGCCCGATGCGCGCCGCGCGACCGAGCTCGGCAATGTGCGGATGACGCGAGCGGAGCTGAATGCCGCGCTGTTCAACGCCTCCCCGGCCTCGATCGGCGTGGCGGGGACGAGCGGCAAGTCGACCGTGACGGGCATGATCGGCTGGATCCTCCACGCGCTCGGCGGCGACCCCACGGTGATGAACGGCGCGGTGATGAAGAACTTCGTCACCCCGGACGCACCCTTCGCCACCGCGCTGGTCGGGAAGGGCAGCGCCTATGTCAGCGAAGTCGACGAGAGCGACGGCTCGATCGCGCTCTATCGTCCGCAAGTGGCGGTGCTCAACAATGTCAGCCTCGACCATTTGCCGATGGACAGGCTGATCGAGCTGTTCGGCGCCTTCATCGCGCGATCGGCCCGGGCCGTGATCAACCTCGACAATGGCGAGGGCGCGCTGCTCGCGGCGACGATGCCGCGCGACCGGCTGGTGACCTTCGCGATCGGCAGCCCCGCCGACCTGACCGCGATCAACCTGCGCGAGCAGCGCTACGGCATCTCCTTCGAGCTGGCGCGCGAAGGCGAGGCCTCGATCCCGGTGACGCTGCAGGTGCCGGGCCGGCACAATGTCTCGAATGCCCTGGCGGCGATCGGCGCGGCGGTGGCGGCGGGGATCGCGATCGAGGATGCGGCGCAGGCAATCCAGGGTTTCCGGGGCCTCAAGCGCCGCTTCGAGCTGATCGGCGAAGTGAACGGCATCGCCGTGATCGACGATTTCGGGCACAACCCGGACAAGATCGCCGCGACGCTCGATACGCTCCACGCGTTCGAGGGGCGGCTGCTGCTGATGTTCCAGCCGCATGGCTATGGCCCGCTCAAGGTGATGCGCAGCGAGCTGGTCGCGATGTTCGCCGAGAAGATGGGCCCAGACGACCTGCTCGTGCTTCCCGATCCGGTCTATCAGGGCGGCACCACCAGCCGCGAAGTGACCAGCGCGGACATCGTTGCCGATATCGCCGCTGCCGGACGCAACGCGCTGCACATTCCCGAGCGCGAGGCAGCGGCGGCGCACCTGGTCGCCACCGCCCGGCCGGGCGACCGGATCGTGCTGATGGGCGCGCGCGACGATACGCTCAGCCAGCTCGCGGCGGAGATGCTCGCGCGGCTAGCGCATTAA
- a CDS encoding VOC family protein translates to MENHRATTILPCNDLAASLAFYERLGFRLTSDHGDYKILEDGKGWHLHLNKAVLGWLVPGHNPFGIYLYTDDVDGVAAGVRELILEPEGPSLKPWGCYEFALSDPDGTLVRIGRIAG, encoded by the coding sequence ATGGAAAACCACCGCGCGACCACGATCCTGCCGTGCAACGACCTGGCGGCGAGCCTGGCCTTTTACGAGCGGCTGGGCTTCCGGCTGACCAGCGATCACGGCGACTACAAGATCCTGGAAGACGGCAAGGGCTGGCACCTGCACCTGAACAAGGCAGTGCTCGGCTGGCTGGTGCCGGGGCACAATCCGTTCGGCATCTATCTCTACACCGACGATGTCGACGGGGTGGCCGCAGGCGTGCGCGAGCTGATCCTCGAGCCGGAAGGGCCGAGTCTCAAGCCCTGGGGCTGCTACGAGTTTGCGCTGAGCGATCCCGACGGGACCCTGGTGCGGATCGGCCGCATTGCGGGCTGA
- a CDS encoding PQQ-dependent sugar dehydrogenase, producing MPKYLIWALPLLLAGCGSGGNGAVSPAPTPAPTTTPTPTANVAPAFTSPATATVMEGTKLAYQATAVDANGDPITFYVWGGADARSFTISPTGTLNFTAPPYTLTNDANGDHVYEVQLRASDGNLASLLDLRVTVATPPRDIRLRRIASGIYTPHFYAPYPPADNSRFLVGTRRGQVFLQSVAGGGGEFDGVPWGSGGGNEETGLLAVAALPGSRLLLVHHTLDDYTSEVIEFNIDTRVHRRLLLLPHRTNSTMNFGGWMAFGPDGYLYLATGDGGGTGDPDNNAQNPSSLLGKILRIKVDRTSGTTVFAPAPGNPYIGGGGNPLVFAMGLQNPRRASFDGNRLIIVDVGQSNTDEIDLMPLDQPGLNFGWPYLEGTTPYRGSAPAGLTAPVFLYPHSAGPRVPNSTVGSMLGGYVYHGPIAALQGQYIFGDYLFGNIYTIPASALVQGQISTFASAQNRTAAFTPLLGNGDIEQISSFGMDDSGHFFIIDFMTSGSYLAGEVFLVEPG from the coding sequence ATGCCAAAATATCTGATCTGGGCGTTGCCTCTTCTTCTGGCGGGCTGCGGCAGCGGCGGAAACGGGGCTGTTTCGCCGGCGCCCACCCCAGCTCCAACCACAACGCCCACACCCACCGCGAACGTCGCGCCAGCCTTTACCTCGCCGGCGACTGCAACCGTGATGGAAGGCACAAAACTCGCCTATCAAGCCACGGCGGTAGATGCGAACGGGGACCCGATCACTTTCTATGTCTGGGGAGGGGCGGATGCCCGCTCTTTCACGATTTCCCCGACAGGCACGCTAAACTTTACCGCCCCTCCCTATACCTTGACCAACGATGCCAATGGCGACCACGTCTACGAGGTCCAGCTGCGCGCGAGCGACGGAAATCTGGCGAGCCTTCTCGACCTTCGCGTGACGGTAGCCACGCCGCCGAGAGATATTCGCTTGCGGCGCATCGCCAGCGGAATCTACACGCCGCATTTTTATGCGCCCTATCCGCCCGCCGACAATAGCCGGTTCCTGGTGGGAACGCGCCGCGGGCAGGTCTTCCTGCAATCTGTAGCCGGTGGCGGTGGCGAATTTGATGGCGTGCCCTGGGGCTCGGGAGGGGGCAACGAAGAGACGGGCCTGCTGGCGGTTGCCGCGCTGCCCGGCTCGCGGCTGCTCCTGGTTCACCATACGCTCGACGATTACACGTCCGAAGTCATCGAGTTCAATATCGATACCCGCGTGCACCGGCGCCTCCTGCTGCTGCCGCATCGGACGAACAGCACCATGAATTTCGGCGGGTGGATGGCGTTCGGCCCGGATGGGTATTTGTACCTGGCAACCGGAGACGGCGGCGGAACGGGCGATCCGGACAATAATGCGCAGAACCCCAGCAGCTTGCTGGGCAAGATACTTCGCATCAAGGTCGATCGGACATCGGGAACCACCGTCTTCGCGCCGGCGCCGGGCAACCCGTATATCGGCGGTGGCGGCAATCCGCTGGTCTTTGCCATGGGGCTGCAGAATCCGCGCCGGGCGAGTTTCGACGGCAACCGGCTGATCATCGTCGACGTCGGCCAGAGCAATACGGACGAAATTGACCTGATGCCGCTCGATCAGCCAGGTCTGAACTTCGGCTGGCCTTATCTCGAGGGCACGACGCCCTATCGCGGCAGCGCGCCGGCCGGCCTGACCGCGCCGGTATTCCTGTATCCGCACAGCGCCGGGCCGCGGGTGCCCAACTCGACCGTTGGATCGATGCTCGGCGGATATGTGTATCACGGGCCGATCGCCGCGCTCCAGGGGCAGTACATCTTCGGCGACTATCTGTTCGGCAACATCTACACGATCCCGGCCTCTGCCTTGGTCCAGGGACAGATTTCCACGTTCGCAAGCGCTCAAAATCGTACCGCCGCCTTCACCCCCCTGCTGGGTAATGGCGATATCGAGCAGATTTCGTCCTTCGGCATGGACGACAGCGGCCACTTCTTCATCATCGACTTCATGACGAGCGGCAGTTACCTGGCTGGCGAGGTCTTTTTGGTCGAACCAGGCTGA
- the thrS gene encoding threonine--tRNA ligase: MFRITLPDGSVREVAPGTTPADIAAAIGPGLAKAALAARVDGELRDIGRPFEGDAQLALVTAKDEKDALELARHDFAHILAEAVQNLFPGTQITFGPSTDDGFYYDFAPKDRPFTEEDLPAIEAEMRKIIAADEPLVREVWSRQQLIDRWTKQGESFKAEWAQELPEGEELTVYRAGKGEDAWLDMCRGPHLASTGKVDPNAFKLTRVSGAYWRGDQKNAMLSRIYGTGWLNKKQLDEHLVRLEEAAKRDHRKLGQEMDLFHLQAEAHGSVFWHPHGFTIWRALEAYMRRAIDAAGYQEVKTPQVMDARQWEQSGHWGKYRENMFVIPDEVPNVEDDGPIISNDAQWMALKPMNCPAHILIFKQGIKSYRDLPLRLYENGCCHRNEPHGALHGLMRVRQFTQDDAHIFCREDQIVDEVQAFCRLADRIYKDFGFKYSIKLALRPDNRFGTEEMWDQAEAELRDAVVRAGMATEEYGWEELPGEGAFYAPKLEWHLTDAIGRTWQVGTIQSDRVLPERLDASYVGEDGERHRPVMLHRAIFGSYERFIGILIEHFAGKLPVWLAPTQAVVATIVSDADDYAKEVAKKLIAAGIRVDTDLRNEKINYKVREHSVAKVPNLLVVGKREAEEGTVALRVLGSQGQQMLSLDEAVTKLVGEATPPDLG, from the coding sequence ATGTTCCGCATAACGCTGCCCGACGGTTCCGTCCGCGAGGTAGCCCCGGGGACTACCCCGGCGGACATCGCCGCCGCGATCGGTCCGGGCTTGGCCAAGGCAGCGCTCGCCGCGCGTGTCGATGGCGAGCTGCGCGACATCGGCCGCCCGTTCGAGGGCGACGCCCAGCTGGCGCTGGTGACGGCGAAGGACGAGAAGGACGCGCTCGAGCTGGCGCGCCACGACTTCGCGCATATCCTCGCCGAGGCGGTGCAGAACCTGTTCCCCGGCACGCAGATCACCTTCGGCCCGTCGACCGATGACGGCTTCTATTACGACTTCGCCCCCAAGGATCGCCCCTTCACCGAGGAGGACCTGCCGGCGATCGAAGCCGAGATGCGCAAGATCATCGCCGCGGACGAGCCCCTCGTCCGCGAGGTCTGGTCGCGTCAGCAGCTGATCGATCGCTGGACGAAGCAGGGCGAGAGCTTCAAGGCCGAATGGGCGCAGGAGCTGCCCGAGGGCGAGGAGCTGACCGTCTACCGCGCCGGCAAGGGCGAGGATGCCTGGCTCGACATGTGCCGCGGCCCGCACCTCGCCTCCACCGGCAAGGTCGATCCCAATGCCTTCAAGCTGACGCGCGTCTCGGGTGCCTATTGGCGCGGCGACCAGAAGAACGCGATGCTCTCGCGCATCTACGGCACGGGCTGGCTCAACAAGAAGCAGCTCGACGAGCATCTCGTGCGCCTCGAGGAGGCCGCCAAGCGCGACCACCGCAAGCTCGGTCAGGAGATGGACCTGTTCCACCTCCAGGCCGAAGCGCATGGCAGCGTGTTCTGGCACCCGCACGGCTTCACGATCTGGCGCGCGCTCGAGGCCTATATGCGCCGGGCGATCGATGCGGCGGGCTATCAGGAAGTGAAGACGCCGCAGGTGATGGACGCGCGCCAATGGGAGCAGTCCGGCCACTGGGGCAAGTATCGCGAGAACATGTTCGTCATCCCCGATGAGGTGCCGAACGTCGAGGATGATGGCCCGATCATCTCGAACGACGCGCAGTGGATGGCGCTGAAGCCGATGAACTGCCCGGCGCACATCCTGATCTTCAAGCAGGGCATCAAGTCGTACCGCGACCTGCCGCTGCGCCTCTACGAGAATGGCTGCTGCCACCGCAACGAGCCGCACGGCGCGCTGCACGGGCTGATGCGCGTCCGCCAGTTCACCCAGGACGATGCGCACATCTTCTGCCGCGAGGACCAGATCGTCGACGAGGTCCAGGCTTTCTGCCGCCTCGCCGACCGGATCTACAAGGACTTCGGCTTCAAATATTCGATTAAGCTGGCACTGCGCCCCGACAATCGCTTCGGCACCGAGGAGATGTGGGACCAGGCCGAGGCCGAGCTGCGCGACGCCGTGGTCCGTGCCGGCATGGCGACCGAGGAATATGGCTGGGAAGAGCTGCCCGGCGAGGGTGCCTTCTATGCGCCGAAGCTCGAATGGCATTTGACCGATGCGATCGGCCGCACCTGGCAGGTCGGCACGATCCAGTCGGACCGCGTGCTGCCCGAGCGCCTCGATGCGTCGTACGTCGGCGAGGATGGCGAGCGCCACCGTCCGGTGATGCTCCACCGCGCGATCTTCGGCTCGTACGAGCGCTTCATCGGCATCCTGATCGAGCATTTCGCCGGCAAGCTGCCGGTGTGGCTGGCGCCCACCCAGGCCGTGGTTGCGACGATCGTCTCGGACGCGGACGACTATGCGAAGGAAGTCGCGAAGAAGCTGATCGCCGCGGGCATCCGCGTCGACACCGATCTGCGCAACGAGAAGATCAACTACAAGGTGCGCGAGCACTCGGTCGCCAAGGTCCCCAACCTGCTGGTCGTCGGCAAGCGCGAGGCCGAGGAAGGCACCGTGGCGCTGCGCGTGCTGGGCAGCCAGGGCCAGCAGATGCTGAGCCTCGACGAGGCCGTCACCAAGCTGGTTGGCGAGGCGACTCCGCCCGATCTGGGCTGA